Proteins encoded by one window of Nocardia goodfellowii:
- a CDS encoding acyl-CoA dehydrogenase family protein — protein MIGARLVEDMTDAERARAQRVESVLPALREAAEEADRTATFPPSHVSLLRDAGLLGLVVPEKFGGLGGTLRDLAAATFAMGTACPSTALAYFFHNTSASRGLLPLEAIEAGLFSDDEIPVVRAFAEKVLTRMADGVWLANFASESVKTAKANITIATTARSVDGGWILQGEKSFGCATGVADYYLTSAKLEGYDTAEGLATFFVPRDAAGVSTRAPWDGLGMRATANNGIRLDEVFIPHDEALAVPGAFTKMLTMSRGSFVGNQLAIAAVYTGCAQRVYDETLAATTRKTFADTGAPIASSPVHQVLIGEMTRQLQTAYLWLRYQLGIETVEPPVKPKQEVFTQWRLGKGAVTEACFQVALGGLKAGGTSAASMSGVAGRALRDLAMGLVMTFPAERGLLEVARVITDAKANELFAPAPHIPDSNTADAQAPAPEVAR, from the coding sequence ATGATCGGCGCACGACTCGTCGAAGACATGACCGACGCGGAACGCGCACGCGCCCAGCGAGTCGAATCCGTTCTGCCCGCGCTGCGCGAGGCGGCCGAGGAGGCCGACCGCACCGCGACCTTCCCGCCGTCGCATGTGTCGCTGCTGCGCGACGCGGGTCTGCTGGGCCTGGTGGTGCCGGAGAAATTCGGCGGCCTCGGCGGCACCCTGCGCGACCTGGCCGCCGCGACTTTCGCCATGGGCACCGCCTGCCCGTCCACGGCGCTGGCCTACTTCTTCCACAACACCAGCGCCTCCCGCGGACTACTGCCGCTGGAGGCGATCGAGGCGGGGCTGTTCTCCGACGACGAGATACCGGTGGTGCGCGCCTTCGCCGAGAAGGTGCTCACGCGGATGGCCGACGGGGTGTGGTTGGCCAATTTCGCCTCGGAGTCGGTGAAGACCGCCAAGGCGAACATCACCATCGCCACGACCGCCCGCAGCGTCGACGGTGGCTGGATCCTGCAGGGCGAGAAGTCGTTCGGCTGCGCGACCGGCGTCGCGGACTACTACCTGACCTCGGCCAAACTCGAGGGCTACGACACCGCCGAGGGGCTGGCGACGTTCTTCGTTCCGCGCGACGCGGCGGGGGTGAGCACCCGCGCCCCCTGGGACGGACTCGGCATGCGAGCCACCGCCAACAACGGCATCCGGCTCGACGAGGTGTTCATCCCGCACGACGAAGCCTTGGCGGTCCCGGGCGCGTTCACCAAGATGCTCACCATGAGCCGGGGCAGCTTCGTCGGGAACCAGCTGGCCATCGCCGCGGTCTACACCGGGTGCGCGCAACGGGTCTACGACGAAACCCTCGCCGCGACAACCCGGAAGACCTTCGCCGACACGGGTGCACCCATCGCCTCCTCGCCCGTGCACCAGGTGCTCATCGGTGAGATGACCCGGCAGTTGCAGACGGCTTACCTGTGGCTGCGCTACCAGCTCGGCATCGAAACCGTGGAGCCGCCGGTCAAACCGAAGCAGGAAGTGTTCACCCAGTGGCGGCTCGGGAAGGGCGCGGTCACCGAGGCGTGCTTCCAGGTGGCGCTCGGCGGACTGAAAGCCGGTGGGACATCGGCGGCTTCGATGAGCGGCGTGGCCGGGCGCGCGCTGCGCGACCTCGCGATGGGCCTGGTCATGACGTTCCCCGCGGAGCGCGGCCTGCTCGAGGTGGCGCGCGTCATCACCGACGCCAAAGCCAATGAGCTGTTCGCGCCCGCACCGCACATACCCGACAGCAACACCGCCGACGCGCAAGCACCTGCCCCTGAGGTGGCGCGGTGA
- a CDS encoding GNAT family N-acetyltransferase has translation MPKLIAPTTRLHHAWLEAHTEWGPGTHEDGFGLTPADETGSPDGFAAWVSRLIADTRTTYRWIVEDGRVCGGIALRQRFDDYVSWAGHIGFGIRPTARQRGLATWALRTILDTAQLLELDRVLLVCAADNIASAKTIERVGGTLEEIRDTEYGPARRYWIDLQPGTVTRSSHANPSTAS, from the coding sequence GTGCCCAAGCTGATCGCGCCCACCACACGACTGCACCACGCCTGGCTCGAAGCACACACCGAGTGGGGCCCCGGCACCCATGAAGACGGGTTCGGACTGACACCGGCTGACGAAACCGGCTCACCGGACGGCTTCGCGGCATGGGTGAGCCGGCTGATCGCCGACACCCGCACCACCTACCGCTGGATCGTCGAGGACGGCCGAGTGTGCGGCGGAATCGCACTGCGACAAAGGTTCGACGACTACGTGAGCTGGGCGGGCCACATCGGCTTCGGCATCCGGCCCACCGCGCGACAGCGGGGACTCGCCACCTGGGCGCTCCGCACAATCCTGGACACGGCACAGCTGCTCGAGCTGGACCGCGTCCTGCTGGTATGCGCTGCGGACAACATCGCCTCGGCGAAAACAATCGAACGAGTCGGCGGGACTCTCGAGGAAATCCGCGATACCGAATACGGGCCCGCACGGCGCTATTGGATAGACCTCCAGCCCGGCACGGTAACTCGGAGTTCGCACGCGAACCCGTCGACGGCGTCATAG
- a CDS encoding FAD-dependent oxidoreductase — translation MSAVVVVGAGPVGLTAALTLSRRGVPVTVLEQGDTLATESRASTFHPPTLAMLADLGTLEPLLARGIIASTFQYRARGGGEIATLDLGVLAADTPYPFRVQCEQSKLTPILLSALPAHAGVRFGYRVDSLYPSEEGVIVHTSRGPVLADWVIAADGAHSTVRRTLGAGFDGSTYPERFLVASVAEDLTAVLPGIAPINYVFDPEEWLVLLRTPEHWRVLLPTPADTRDDDELARLPARLDAVADLGRPWRVLHASLYQVHQRVTESFRLGRVLLAGDAAHVNNPLGGMGMNSGIHDAVQLADALAGVLDGGPESELDMVAVRRRTVAVEHVQRASHDNWQRLRSQDDGYHQQLRALAADPAAARAYLRRACLLDSLENQP, via the coding sequence ATGAGCGCCGTAGTCGTGGTGGGCGCGGGCCCGGTCGGACTCACCGCCGCGCTGACGCTGTCCCGCCGCGGCGTGCCGGTCACGGTGCTCGAACAGGGCGACACGCTGGCCACCGAATCCCGGGCCTCCACCTTCCATCCGCCGACACTCGCGATGCTGGCCGACCTCGGCACGCTGGAACCGCTGCTCGCGCGCGGCATCATCGCCTCGACTTTTCAGTACCGGGCTCGCGGCGGTGGTGAAATCGCCACCCTCGATCTGGGCGTGCTCGCCGCCGACACGCCATATCCGTTCCGGGTCCAGTGCGAGCAGAGCAAACTCACCCCGATCCTGTTGTCCGCCTTGCCCGCGCACGCCGGCGTGCGCTTCGGCTACCGGGTCGACAGCCTGTACCCGAGCGAGGAGGGGGTCATCGTGCACACCTCACGTGGCCCCGTACTGGCCGACTGGGTGATCGCCGCCGACGGCGCGCACTCGACGGTCCGGCGCACGCTCGGCGCGGGATTCGACGGCAGCACCTACCCGGAACGGTTTCTCGTCGCCTCGGTGGCGGAGGATCTGACGGCGGTGCTGCCCGGTATCGCGCCCATCAACTACGTCTTCGATCCGGAAGAATGGCTGGTGCTGCTGCGCACGCCCGAGCACTGGCGGGTGCTGCTCCCCACCCCGGCGGACACCCGCGACGACGACGAATTGGCGCGGCTTCCAGCGCGTTTGGACGCCGTCGCCGACCTCGGCCGGCCGTGGCGGGTGCTGCACGCTTCGCTTTATCAGGTCCACCAGCGCGTCACCGAGAGCTTCCGCCTCGGGCGGGTCCTGCTCGCCGGCGATGCCGCGCACGTCAACAACCCGCTCGGCGGGATGGGCATGAACAGCGGCATCCACGATGCCGTCCAGTTGGCGGATGCGCTCGCCGGCGTCCTCGACGGTGGCCCCGAATCCGAGCTCGACATGGTCGCGGTCCGCCGCCGCACCGTCGCCGTCGAGCATGTCCAGCGGGCCAGCCATGACAACTGGCAACGCCTGCGCAGTCAGGACGACGGCTACCACCAGCAGTTGCGCGCCTTGGCAGCCGACCCGGCCGCCGCGCGCGCCTATCTCCGGCGGGCGTGCCTGCTCGATTCCCTGGAGAACCAGCCGTGA
- a CDS encoding Dabb family protein, whose amino-acid sequence MKFHERGDAQQAAKLLTGLRSTVPEIRSLTLALDELDTPVSYHLFMMTTHNSESELAAYQRHPAHREIAEWLIPRLVSRAVVDYRE is encoded by the coding sequence ATGAAGTTCCACGAGCGCGGCGACGCTCAGCAGGCGGCGAAGCTCCTGACCGGCCTCCGATCCACGGTGCCCGAGATCCGGTCCCTGACACTGGCCCTCGACGAACTCGACACCCCCGTGTCCTACCACCTGTTCATGATGACCACGCACAATTCCGAGTCGGAACTCGCTGCCTACCAGCGACATCCAGCCCACCGGGAAATCGCCGAATGGCTGATACCCCGCCTCGTAAGCCGCGCGGTGGTCGACTACCGGGAGTGA
- a CDS encoding aldehyde dehydrogenase family protein, whose product MTESTAGSGELPRIVDLIDGDWGTPSIDLGVALEDPATGCEVARAVATSGDRIERALAVADRASGVIAPELLDAIADGLEPRLAQLAEWDSRATGVPIRQTELLGVIVAGAFRLAAQQLRSGALRADRDGVQVHRLPLGPALCLVPWNAPAPMAAHKVASALAAGCPVILKVSELTPYSAIPLAEVIAEHVPAGMFQLVQGGVQAGAQLVADPRIKAVSFTGGVAGGRSVATASAPLLRPCQLELGGNNPLVVLPDAEVETAARMAAELLTTLNGQWCRALGRLIMPADRAEELVEAIGKRLEALRFGPPLDRGTDFGPLIHSRHARLVRESLSGRGFHSFGELPDRGNFVAPTLLDGDSADEVFGPIAGIATYDSVADAVRLANAVPYGLEGYVCGADEERALSVARQIRAGEVKVNGSSIMSLHLMTPRPAWGWSGLGEEGTAETLRFFTGARVVGVEGRFALHTT is encoded by the coding sequence ATGACTGAAAGCACCGCTGGCAGTGGCGAACTCCCCCGCATCGTCGACCTGATCGACGGCGACTGGGGCACGCCGTCGATCGATCTCGGTGTGGCGCTGGAAGATCCGGCCACCGGATGCGAGGTCGCGCGGGCTGTCGCCACCTCGGGCGACAGAATCGAACGCGCCCTCGCGGTGGCCGACCGCGCCTCCGGCGTCATCGCACCGGAACTGCTCGACGCGATCGCCGACGGGCTGGAACCCCGACTGGCGCAACTGGCCGAATGGGATTCGCGGGCAACGGGTGTGCCGATCCGGCAGACCGAATTGCTCGGTGTCATCGTCGCGGGGGCCTTCCGCCTGGCCGCCCAGCAGTTGCGGTCCGGCGCGCTGCGCGCCGACCGCGACGGGGTGCAGGTGCACCGGTTGCCACTGGGGCCGGCGCTGTGCCTGGTGCCGTGGAACGCGCCCGCGCCGATGGCCGCGCACAAGGTCGCGAGCGCGCTGGCCGCCGGCTGCCCGGTGATCCTCAAAGTCAGTGAGCTGACGCCCTATAGCGCGATTCCGCTCGCCGAAGTGATCGCCGAGCATGTACCGGCGGGGATGTTCCAATTGGTCCAGGGCGGCGTCCAGGCCGGAGCGCAATTGGTCGCCGATCCACGGATCAAAGCCGTGTCCTTCACCGGCGGCGTGGCGGGCGGACGCTCGGTCGCGACCGCGTCGGCTCCCCTGTTGCGACCCTGCCAGCTCGAATTGGGCGGCAACAATCCGCTCGTCGTACTCCCGGACGCCGAGGTCGAGACCGCCGCGCGGATGGCGGCCGAACTGCTCACCACACTCAACGGCCAATGGTGCCGGGCGCTGGGTCGTTTGATCATGCCCGCCGACCGAGCCGAGGAACTCGTCGAAGCCATCGGGAAGCGGCTCGAGGCGTTACGCTTCGGCCCGCCGCTCGACCGGGGCACCGATTTCGGCCCGCTCATCCACTCGCGGCATGCCCGGCTGGTCCGGGAATCGCTGTCCGGTCGCGGATTCCACTCCTTCGGTGAACTGCCCGATCGCGGAAACTTCGTCGCACCAACGCTTTTGGATGGCGATTCGGCCGACGAGGTATTCGGCCCGATCGCCGGGATCGCCACGTACGACTCGGTAGCGGACGCGGTGCGGCTCGCCAACGCGGTGCCGTACGGGCTCGAGGGCTACGTCTGTGGGGCTGACGAAGAGCGGGCTCTGTCGGTGGCGCGGCAGATCCGTGCCGGTGAGGTCAAGGTCAACGGGTCCTCCATCATGAGCCTGCACCTGATGACTCCGCGCCCGGCGTGGGGCTGGTCCGGACTCGGCGAGGAAGGCACCGCGGAGACGCTGCGGTTCTTCACCGGAGCCCGGGTCGTCGGCGTCGAGGGCCGCTTCGCCCTGCACACCACATGA
- a CDS encoding aldehyde dehydrogenase family protein, protein MRIQRENPARPREIVGSVPVTTPDSVDDVVREAHRDFREWSRRPLGTRLAALGAAADRMDAKRSDLAALLARESGKPVADCRGEIGFAATYLRWVRDNAATVLMATTIDDDLGRIECAPAPYGVVAAITPWNAPIILSVLKLGPALAAGNTVVLKPSPLAPLAISAVAELLPGVRVMHGGAETVRALVAHPLIGKVAFTGGGDAGRSIAATAGQALTPVVLELGGNDPAVFLDDFALTPDDYERLVLASFATAGQVCMAAKRLYVPQARFDEFIESYLAAARRILTVGDPLDEKVTMGPVVSRAAAARMTALAADAWNRGGWMLPLAESPDSDGYFVAPTLVLDLPDDADLVRLEQFGPAVPVLTYDTEDEALARANNSELGLGASVWSVDEDRAFTFATRLEAGFTFINTHNRTGMSLRAPFGGTKRSGFGREYAVEGLREYVQTTVRHAPAAFRAGGPGMPARAYPGPTR, encoded by the coding sequence GTGCGGATCCAGCGTGAGAATCCGGCACGGCCCCGCGAGATCGTCGGGTCGGTGCCGGTCACCACACCCGACTCCGTGGACGATGTTGTGCGCGAGGCACATCGAGACTTTCGCGAATGGTCACGCCGGCCCCTCGGCACCCGGCTCGCCGCACTCGGCGCCGCAGCCGACCGGATGGATGCGAAGCGCTCGGACCTGGCCGCGCTGCTCGCCCGCGAGAGCGGCAAGCCGGTAGCCGACTGCCGTGGTGAAATCGGTTTCGCCGCAACCTATCTGCGCTGGGTGCGCGACAATGCCGCGACCGTGCTGATGGCAACGACCATCGACGACGACCTGGGCCGGATCGAATGCGCGCCCGCACCGTACGGGGTGGTCGCCGCCATTACGCCGTGGAACGCGCCGATCATCCTGTCGGTGCTGAAGCTGGGCCCGGCGCTGGCGGCGGGAAACACCGTGGTGCTCAAGCCTTCTCCGCTGGCTCCGCTGGCGATCAGCGCGGTGGCGGAACTCCTGCCCGGGGTGCGGGTGATGCACGGCGGCGCCGAGACGGTGCGGGCTCTGGTGGCGCATCCGCTGATCGGCAAGGTGGCTTTCACCGGCGGCGGCGACGCCGGGCGCAGCATCGCGGCGACGGCCGGGCAGGCGCTCACGCCGGTGGTACTCGAATTGGGCGGCAACGACCCCGCCGTCTTTCTCGACGACTTCGCGCTGACACCAGACGATTACGAACGATTGGTGCTGGCCTCGTTCGCTACCGCGGGCCAAGTATGCATGGCAGCCAAGCGGCTGTACGTGCCGCAGGCGCGGTTCGACGAGTTCATCGAGTCATACCTCGCGGCCGCGCGGCGAATTCTGACGGTCGGCGACCCGCTCGACGAGAAGGTGACGATGGGCCCGGTGGTGAGCCGCGCCGCCGCCGCGCGCATGACCGCCCTCGCCGCCGATGCCTGGAACCGCGGCGGCTGGATGCTTCCGCTCGCCGAAAGCCCGGACAGCGACGGCTATTTCGTCGCCCCCACGCTCGTTCTCGACCTCCCGGACGACGCCGATCTGGTCCGGCTGGAGCAATTCGGCCCCGCTGTCCCGGTCCTCACCTACGACACCGAGGACGAGGCCCTCGCGCGCGCCAACAACAGCGAACTCGGCTTAGGCGCTTCGGTCTGGTCGGTCGACGAGGATCGCGCCTTCACCTTCGCCACCCGCCTGGAGGCCGGTTTCACCTTCATCAACACTCACAACCGCACGGGCATGTCCTTGCGCGCGCCGTTCGGTGGCACCAAACGCAGCGGCTTCGGCCGCGAGTACGCCGTCGAGGGCTTACGCGAATACGTCCAGACCACCGTGCGACACGCCCCGGCCGCATTCCGGGCGGGCGGTCCCGGCATGCCCGCCCGCGCCTACCCGGGCCCCACCCGCTAG